Proteins from a single region of Neomonachus schauinslandi chromosome 10, ASM220157v2, whole genome shotgun sequence:
- the LOC123325993 gene encoding cell division control protein 42 homolog produces the protein MQTIKCVVVGDGAVGKTCLLISYTTNKFPSEYVPTVFDNYAVTVVIGGEPYTLGLFDTAGQEDYDRLRPLSYPQTDVFLVCFSVVSPSSFENVKEKWVPEITHHCPKTPFLLVGTQIDLRDDPSTIEKLAKNKQKPITPETAEKLARDLKAVKCVECSALTQKGLKNVFDEAILAALEPPEPKKSRRCVLL, from the coding sequence ATGCAGACAATTAAGTGTGTTGTTGTGGGCGATGGTGCCGTTGGTAAAACATGTCTTCTGATATCCTACACAACAAACAAATTTCCATCTGAGTATGTACCGACTGTTTTTGACAACTATGCAGTCACAGTTGTGATTGGTGGAGAGCCATATACTCTTGGACTTTTTGATACTGCAGGGCAAGAGGATTATGACAGATTACGACCGCTGAGTTATCCACAAACAGATGTATTTCTAGTCTGTTTTTCAGTGGTCTCTCCATCCTCATttgaaaatgtgaaggaaaagtGGGTGCCTGAAATAACTCACCATTGTCCAAAGACTCCTTTCTTGCTTGTTGGGACCCAAATTGATCTCCGAGATGACCCCTCTACGATTGAGAAACTTGCCAAGAACAAACAGAAGCCTATCACTCCAGAGACTGCTGAAAAGCTGGCCCGTGACCTGAAGGCCGTCAAGTGTGTGGAGTGTTCTGCACTCACACAGAAAGGCCTAAAGAATGTATTTGACGAAGCAATACTGGCTGCCCTGGAGCCTCCCGAACCGAAGAAGAGCCGCAGGTGTGTCCTGCTATGA